One Carassius auratus strain Wakin unplaced genomic scaffold, ASM336829v1 scaf_tig00052973, whole genome shotgun sequence DNA segment encodes these proteins:
- the LOC113090165 gene encoding glycine-rich cell wall structural protein 1.8-like, with amino-acid sequence MTARVDFSLIAALWYLFGYLSITHAIQRQNTVDGFCPATLTFVPARRGCSSDEDCPGGHKCCRFDCGPVLKPGQCPLPEMISHCVRKAVSMMAQCPATQKCCPTTGGLCMSGSGQGQGQGQGQGQGQGQGQGQGQGQGQGQGQGQGQGQGSGQGQGQGQGQGQGQGQGSGQGQGQGQGQGSGQGQGQGQGQGQGQGQGQGQGQGQGQGQGQGQGSGQGQGQGQGQGQGQGQGQGQGSGQGQGQGQGQGQGQGQGQGSGQGQGQGSGQGQGQGQGSGQGQGQGQGSGQGQGQGQGSGQGQGQGQGSGQGQGQGQGSGQGQGQGQGSGQGQGQGQGSGQGQGQGQGQGQGQGSGQ; translated from the exons ATGACCGCTCGAGTGGATTTCTCATTGATTGCTGCTTTGTGGTATCTTTTTGGATACTTGAGCATAACTCATGCTATTCAAAGACAAAACACAG TGGATGGTTTTTGTCCGGCGACGCTGACGTTCGTGCCGGCCCGTCGAGGATGTTCTTCTGATGAAGACTGCCCTGGAGGACACAAATGCTGTCGATTTGACTGTGGGCCTGTTT TGAAGCCGGGTCAGTGTCCCCTACCAGAGATGATTTCTCACTGTGTGCGGAAAGCTGTTTCCATGATGGCCCAGTGTCCTGCCACACAGAAGTGTTGCCCAACCACCGGTGGGCTTTGCATGTCA ggaagcggtcagggacaaggccagggacaaggccagggacaaggccagggacaaggccagggacagggccagggtcagggacaaggccagggacagggccagggacaaggccagggaagcggacagggtcagggacaaggccagggtcagggacagggacaaggccagggaagcggacagggtcagggacagggacaaggccagggaagcggtcagggacaaggccagggtcagggacaaggccagggtcagggacaaggccagggtcagggacaaggccagggtcagggacagggacaaggccagggaagcggacagggtcagggacagggacaaggtcagggacaaggccagggacagggacaaggccagggaagcggacagggtcagggtcagggacaaggccagggtcagggacagggacaaggccagggaagcggacagggacaaggccagggaagcggacagggtcagggacaaggccagggaagcggacagggtcagggacaaggccagggaagcggccagggtcagggacaaggccagggaagcggccagggtcagggacaaggccagggaagcggccagggtcagggacaaggccagggaagcggccagggtcagggacaaggccagggaagcggccagggtcagggacaaggccagggaagcggccagggtcagggacaaggccagggtcagggacaaggccagggaagcggccag